The following coding sequences lie in one Lolium perenne isolate Kyuss_39 chromosome 2, Kyuss_2.0, whole genome shotgun sequence genomic window:
- the LOC127336667 gene encoding uncharacterized protein, whose product MAALAASRRLLHLRPDLEFCLRSRALTPFRAKGAGGVRHAPPRRRLVSFRQGSSNEGNAYAAKNDVMQSPDEQFLQLSLEEGEGDGTVSGISESVLQDVKKSAIELLAIRAYTVSELRKKLCGKNYSVDTVDSVIADFKSR is encoded by the exons ATGGCGGCGCTGGCAGCGAGCCGCCGTCTCCTCCATCTCCGGCCGGATCTGGAGTTCTGCCTGCGCTCCCGCGCCCTTACCCCCTTCCG GGCGAAGGGGGCGGGCGGTGTCCGGCACGCGCCTCCGCGCCGGAGGCTCGTGAGCTTCCGGCAAGGCTCCTCCAACGAGGGAAACGCGTATGCCG CGAAGAACGATGTTATGCAGAGCCCGGACGAACAGTTTCTGCAGCTCTCCTTGGAGGAGGGAGAAGGCGATGGCACGGTGAGCGGTATCAGCGAAAGCGTGCTGCAAGATGTGAAGAAGAGCGCGATCGAGTTGCTTGCAATCAG AGCATACACTGTTTCTGAGCTTAGGAAGAAACTATGTGGTAAGAATTATTCTGTCGATACAGTTGATTCTGTGATTGCTGATTTCAAGTCAAGGTGA
- the LOC127336666 gene encoding exocyst complex component EXO70A1-like, protein MRDQLLVSPSLVSGVTRGRAPRSLLSSFLPCQSVHKVVVLSRRMAERLATVPEETTDGFTAASPPPRSPYRDRIRMVAVSGEQIRSTLFSNSQSSHNGSSYSSDSGASNSYPFNYSGGSSGSAASAAAPNLGAHELKMIAHQMVNDGYTERMVQAFNAAASPPTAACEYGGGQDRAALGDWFSELDVDWVLQIREGHGLQLQDRSLQDLVEKWIRALTVIVVSIRSLAAPHRTLEVAHFGKTSIAEMVVFTDAVVPALKAENLQAVLDMYICVSNTSSDMFMIGIPFMPFEIGSLLARAGTRLSNAISNTMEKVRTLVEDDDLWAIEIPRGGGEVHTNTRFMVDCIVSMRKAQASTENSAPSYHTGNLRELINATVKYQMDLLLRKSLLCSDPSLRYLFLLNNFNFIAYVLEQWRSLLLDLDLWSVNQRLERDCEKHMDSYLNVSWGHVISFIPKSGFSRPLIHRWSNTSLLANFESAFHETYQAQKFWKVPEPRLRNLLRKSIAKRVISAYRDCLVENPELQKHVDAGTSSSPAVLEEMLGELFEG, encoded by the coding sequence ATGCGCGATCAGCTGTTGGTTAGTCCGTCGCTTGTCAGCGGTGTCACGCGGGGTCGGGCACCCCGATCACTGCTGTCCAGTTTCCTCCCCTGCCAATCCGTCCACAAAGTAGTAGTACTGAGTAGGAGAATGGCGGAGCGGCTTGCTACCGTGCCGGAGGAGACCACCGATGGCTTCACGgctgcctcgccgccgccgcgcagCCCCTACCGCGACAGGATCCGGATGGTTGCTGTGTCCGGAGAACAGATAAGATCAACTCTCTTCTCCAACTCCCAGTCAAGCCATAACGGATCCAGCTACTCCAGCGACTCTGGTGCGTCGAATTCTTACCCGTTCAACTACTCCGGCGGCTCCTCCGGTTCGGCGGCCTCCGCCGCCGCGCCAAACCTGGGTGCACACGAGCTCAAGATGATCGCTCACCAAATGGTCAACGATGGGTACACCGAGCGCATGGTCCAAGCCTTCAACGCCGCCGCATCTCCTCCAACGGCAGCATGCGAATACGGCGGTGGTCAGGATCGTGCAGCCCTGGGCGATTGGTTCTCGGAGCTCGACGTCGACTGGGTTCTCCAAATCCGCGAGGGCCACGGTTTACAGCTCCAGGATAGGTCGCTGCAAGACTTGGTCGAGAAGTGGATCCGAGCTCTCACCGTGATCGTCGTCAGTATCAGGTCGCTGGCCGCTCCCCACAGGACGCTTGAGGTCGCACATTTTGGCAAGACGAGCATTGCCGAGATGGTCGTCTTCACCGACGCCGTCGTCCCTGCTCTCAAGGCCGAGAATCTACAGGCCGTGCTAGACATGTACATTTGTGTCTCCAACACATCGTCAGACATGTTCATGATAGGCATCCCGTTCATGCCGTTCGAGATAGGCAGCCTGCTGGCGAGAGCAGGGACCAGGCTAAGCAACGCCATATCCAACACGATGGAGAAGGTGAGGACACTGGTGGAGGATGACGACTTGTGGGCTATCGAGATTCCTCGGGGAGGAGGCGAGGTTCACACGAACACCCGGTTCATGGTTGATTGCATAGTGTCGATGAGGAAAGCACAGGCTTCGACGGAGAACTCCGCACCGAGCTACCACACCGGGAACCTTCGTGAACTGATAAATGCTACggtcaaatatcaaatggatttgCTCCTCAGAAAATCATTGCTGTGCTCGGATCCAAGCCTGAGGTACTTGTTCCTGCTTAACAATTTCAATTTCATAGCATATGTTCTTGAGCAATGGCGTTCGCTTTTGTTGGATCTTGATCTGTGGTCCGTAAACCAAAGGCTTGAACGTGACTGTGAGAAGCACATGGATAGCTATCTCAATGTTTCTTGGGGACATGTGATTTCCTTCATACCGAAATCGGGTTTTTCTCGACCGCTGATCCATCGTTGGAGTAACACCTCTTTACTAGCTAATTTCGAGTCGGCATTTCACGAAACTTACCAGGCTCAGAAGTTCTGGAAGGTTCCAGAGCCGCGTCTCCGGAACTTGCTGCGGAAAAGTATAGCTAAAAGAGTTATCTCGGCGTACCGTGACTGCTTAGTTGAGAATCCGGAGCTACAAAAGCACGTTGACGCCGGAACCAGTAGTAGTCCTGCCGTTTTGGAGGAGATGTTGGGAGAACTATTTGAAGGATGA